In Caloenas nicobarica isolate bCalNic1 chromosome 5, bCalNic1.hap1, whole genome shotgun sequence, a single genomic region encodes these proteins:
- the GAL gene encoding galanin peptides, whose translation MQRFFSFLFVSLILCATLSETFGLVFSAKEKKGWTLNSAGYLLGPYAVDNHRSFNDKHGFTGKREIQSDEDIKSGNLGRPMADENIVRTVIEFLTYLHLKEVGALDKLPPPEETNQS comes from the exons ATGCAGAGGTTCTTTAGTTTCCTGTTTGTGTCTTTAATCCTTTGTGCCACCCTGTCAGAAACATTTGGACTGGTTTTCTCA gcaaaagaaaaaaagggctgGACTTTGAATAGTGCTGGTTACCTGCTTGGGCCAT aTGCAGTAGATAACCACAGATCTTTTAATGACAAACATGGTTTCACTGGTAAACGTGAAATACAGTCTGATGAGGATATTAAATCAG GGAATCTTGGAAGACCAATGGCTGATGAAAACATTGTGCGCACAGTAATCGAGTTTTTGACATACTTGCATCTTAAAG aggtAGGAGCACTTGACAAACTACCTCCACCAGAGGAAACAAACCAGTCTTGA